ATAGGGCATGGCCAGGATCATGTCATTGTGGAAGGCGGTGACGCGCCCGACATAGCCGTATCTCGCCTTGTCGGTCTTCTCGTCGGTTGAATATTTGCCCTTCACCTGAACCGGGCGGACTATCGTCGATGCGCCGGACGGACGGCTGACGATCATGTCGAACCCCTTGTCGCGGCGGGGGAAATAGACGTCCCAACCGGCATCGGCGAGTATGCCGGCAACATACATCTCGGCGAAATAGTCGCGGGTTTGCGGCGCCCCGGTCGATCCAGTTGCGTCGTCCGTCAGCATAACCGCTGTATTCCTGTATCCCCGATCAAAACAGCCTCCCCTCAAGATCGGCCAATATGTCGCACGCCGGTATCCCGATGGCCATCGACCAATATTCCGGCTATTATCCAGCCATGGCAAAATCTCCCCTGGAGCGCGCCGCCCGCGCCCTTTGCAGCTTCGATGGCCATGCCGAGAACATCAAGTTCGAAGGCAAGCCCATGTGGCAAAGCTATCTGCCGCAGGCGCGTGCGACGCTTGAAGCCATCAGGGATCCTGGCCCTGCCGCGTTGGAGGCCGGCGGCGAACAGATTTCGACCGAAGGCTTCAAAATTGGTGCGCAGGTCGCGGGCTGGACCTGGGAACGCATGGTCGGGGCGATCCTCGAGAATGAATAACATCCGCGGCTGACGTGAGATCGGGCCGTGACCGATGGCGAAACGCTTTCATCCATATCCGCCAGAAAGACGGGTTCAGAACCCCAGTTCGCCAAGACAGGCCCCCACCTGCCGAGCATAGGCGTCCCCGAACAGGCGAAGATGGACCAGAAGCGGCCAGAGCCGATAGACAGGCTGGCGCTGCTCCCAGCCTGCTTCCAGGCCACAGGCCTCGAAAAAGGCGGCCGGCGGATTATCGAACAGGCCGAGCATGGCACAATCAACCTCCCGATCGCCATAATAGCAGGCAGGGTCGATCAGCCCCGCAACCTGGTCGCCGTTGAAGAGGATATTCCCCGACCACAGATCGCCATGGAGGAGCGAGGGCACCGGCTTCTCGGGAATAAGATCGCCCAGTCGATCGCAAAGTGCGGAAATCCGTTCGCCTACGACGAAACTGACATAGGGCAGATGGCAGCGCAGCCGCTCATCGGCCCAGAAGGTCACCCAGCTCGACGTCGGGCGATTGCAGATCGCGACGGCACCGAAGGCATAGTCCTCCTCCCATCCATAATGAATGCCGCTTCGGCCGTGCAGACTGTCCAGTATCTCGGCAAGCTCCGCCCAGG
Above is a window of Sphingobium sp. JS3065 DNA encoding:
- a CDS encoding fructosamine kinase family protein, coding for MLIRASTLLGRQVCAVSRLSGGDLSTVFRLDLGNGDTAIAKQAPSVAIEARMLRHLALRAVPVPGVIAQDGDLLIMEDLPSSRGGVRSWAELAEILDSLHGRSGIHYGWEEDYAFGAVAICNRPTSSWVTFWADERLRCHLPYVSFVVGERISALCDRLGDLIPEKPVPSLLHGDLWSGNILFNGDQVAGLIDPACYYGDREVDCAMLGLFDNPPAAFFEACGLEAGWEQRQPVYRLWPLLVHLRLFGDAYARQVGACLGELGF